The following proteins are encoded in a genomic region of bacterium:
- a CDS encoding glycosyltransferase family 2 protein, translated as MKVSVAIITKDAARQLERCLASLTFADEIVVLDQGSADDTAAVCERFGAILHQGAWEGFGPTKQRAVGLCRNRWVFNVDSDEEVSPELAAAIAALPEQPAAAAFAVNRLSRFLGGWIRHCGWHPDWVVRLFDRERASFDDRPVHESVRHPGTAVRLGGLLRHHPYETMEQYIAKLDRYTSLAAGDLHARGRRCGPGAAVVRAEAAFWRMWLLQGGWRDGGPGLVLCRASAFYVLAKYVKLWRLGQA; from the coding sequence GTGAAGGTGTCGGTCGCCATCATCACGAAGGACGCCGCCCGGCAGCTCGAACGCTGCCTGGCTTCGCTGACGTTCGCCGACGAGATCGTGGTGCTCGACCAGGGCAGCGCCGACGACACGGCCGCCGTCTGCGAACGCTTCGGCGCGATCCTGCATCAGGGCGCGTGGGAGGGTTTCGGGCCCACCAAGCAGCGGGCCGTCGGCCTGTGCCGCAACCGCTGGGTCTTCAACGTGGACTCGGACGAGGAAGTGTCGCCTGAGCTGGCAGCCGCCATCGCAGCGCTGCCGGAACAGCCCGCAGCGGCCGCCTTCGCGGTCAACCGGCTGAGCCGCTTCCTGGGGGGGTGGATCCGCCACTGCGGCTGGCATCCCGACTGGGTCGTGCGGCTGTTCGATCGCGAACGCGCGTCCTTCGACGACCGCCCGGTGCACGAGAGCGTGCGCCATCCCGGCACTGCGGTGCGGCTCGGCGGATTGCTGCGGCACCATCCGTACGAGACGATGGAGCAGTACATTGCCAAGCTGGACCGCTACACTTCGCTGGCGGCCGGCGACCTGCACGCGCGCGGCCGCCGCTGCGGCCCCGGCGCCGCCGTGGTGCGGGCCGAAGCGGCCTTCTGGCGCATGTGGCTGCTGCAGGGCGGCTGGCGTGACGGCGGCCCGGGACTCGTGTTGTGCCGCGCTTCGGCCTTCTACGTCCTGGCGAAGTACGTCAAGCTCTGGCGCCTGGGGCAGGCGTGA
- a CDS encoding glycosyltransferase family 9 protein: protein MERLRAEHFDAAVLLHFRAPLARLLARAGIRRRYGPLSKPSSWLLLNRGSWQHRSRGGRHEMDFNLDLLARVAGVAAPRDAEPRLHLGAAQLEIGRTFRRQRAPGARVVAFVHPGSGGSALDWDPARFAAVAGQLAAQPGWRVFVTGHGGDGPAVLAMQAAGLDPRVEVLLDMYALREFLGVLSSGDVFLGPSTGPLHLAGALGLGVVGIYPPVPAMSPRRWGPRSRWNRVLVPEVGCPGRHACLLERCPLHNCLGKVGVNAAVAAVRAVVGERDGLPTA from the coding sequence GTGGAGCGCCTGCGCGCGGAGCACTTCGATGCTGCGGTGCTGCTGCATTTCCGGGCGCCGCTGGCGCGGCTCCTGGCCCGCGCGGGTATCCGGCGGCGCTACGGCCCGCTTTCGAAACCCTCGAGCTGGCTGCTGCTCAACCGCGGCTCGTGGCAGCATCGATCGCGTGGCGGACGTCACGAGATGGACTTCAACCTCGATCTCCTGGCGCGCGTCGCCGGGGTGGCCGCGCCGCGGGATGCCGAGCCGCGCCTGCACCTGGGCGCGGCCCAGCTGGAGATCGGGCGCACCTTTCGCCGCCAGCGGGCGCCCGGGGCGCGCGTGGTCGCCTTCGTGCATCCGGGCTCCGGCGGCTCGGCCCTCGATTGGGACCCGGCCCGGTTCGCGGCCGTGGCGGGCCAGCTGGCGGCGCAGCCGGGCTGGCGCGTTTTCGTGACCGGCCACGGGGGCGACGGACCGGCTGTACTGGCCATGCAGGCCGCCGGGCTGGATCCGCGCGTCGAGGTGCTGCTGGACATGTACGCCTTGCGCGAGTTTCTTGGCGTGCTGTCGTCCGGCGATGTATTCCTCGGGCCCTCGACCGGTCCGCTGCACCTGGCGGGCGCGCTGGGCCTGGGTGTGGTCGGCATCTACCCGCCGGTGCCGGCCATGAGCCCCCGGCGCTGGGGGCCGCGGAGCCGCTGGAACCGGGTCCTGGTGCCCGAGGTTGGGTGTCCCGGCCGGCACGCGTGCCTGCTGGAGCGCTGCCCGTTGCACAACTGCCTGGGTAAAGTGGGCGTGAATGCCGCAGTGGCGGCGGTGCGCGCGGTGGTCGGCGAGCGCGACGGCCTGCCGACGGCCTGA
- a CDS encoding OmpA family protein: MGKMSNGARNLLLAVLAMLVFALAGQAAAQAVDPGATARQLMEQARRAGGKGTMPNAWWDVEALIRGADEQGAAANWAAVEQEARRLVNAAEFLNQMRQHKSALEALLGRYDQSLAEIGALYGVEPSPLLAGAPAAADLIERLTTASLRRQVEVDSLRVENRRLAGTVGDRAEALEAQVATQQAEISALRKKLWDTELRAGMAEADRSAAESVLTRKQQREEAIAAVRQAFGKDEAEIVVTAEGGVVLRVFALSFGVGSAELGKGQDKLVGKIADAVSRFPGAPLTIEGHTDDSGGRDANLKLSEKRAAAVARLLEKKLSLGSGVITTVGLGPDRPLAPNSTAAGKARNRRIDLVIGAQ; this comes from the coding sequence ATGGGAAAGATGTCGAACGGGGCCCGTAACCTGCTGCTGGCGGTGCTGGCGATGCTGGTGTTCGCGCTGGCCGGCCAGGCGGCTGCCCAGGCCGTTGACCCGGGTGCCACGGCGCGCCAGCTGATGGAGCAGGCGCGTCGTGCCGGCGGCAAGGGCACGATGCCGAACGCGTGGTGGGACGTGGAGGCCCTGATCCGCGGCGCGGACGAGCAGGGCGCGGCCGCGAACTGGGCGGCCGTCGAACAGGAGGCCCGCCGGCTGGTCAACGCCGCCGAGTTCCTCAACCAGATGCGGCAGCACAAGAGCGCCCTGGAAGCCCTGCTCGGGCGCTACGACCAGTCCCTGGCGGAGATCGGCGCCCTGTACGGCGTCGAGCCCTCGCCCTTGCTGGCGGGCGCCCCGGCGGCTGCCGACCTCATCGAGCGCCTCACGACCGCCAGCCTGCGCCGCCAGGTGGAGGTCGATTCGCTGCGCGTGGAGAATCGTCGCCTGGCGGGCACGGTGGGCGACCGCGCCGAGGCCCTGGAGGCGCAGGTGGCGACGCAGCAGGCCGAGATCAGCGCCCTGCGCAAGAAGCTCTGGGATACGGAACTGCGGGCGGGCATGGCCGAAGCCGACCGCTCGGCGGCCGAGTCCGTGCTCACGCGCAAGCAGCAGCGCGAGGAAGCCATCGCCGCGGTGCGGCAGGCCTTCGGCAAGGACGAGGCCGAGATCGTCGTCACCGCCGAGGGTGGCGTCGTACTGCGCGTGTTTGCGCTCTCGTTCGGCGTGGGCAGCGCCGAGCTGGGCAAGGGGCAGGACAAGCTGGTGGGCAAGATCGCCGATGCGGTCAGCCGCTTCCCGGGCGCGCCCCTGACGATCGAGGGCCACACCGACGACTCGGGTGGCCGTGACGCGAACCTGAAGCTCTCGGAGAAGCGCGCCGCGGCGGTGGCGCGCCTGCTGGAGAAGAAGCTCTCGCTCGGAAGCGGTGTCATCACCACGGTGGGCCTCGGCCCCGACCGGCCCCTGGCGCCCAACAGCACGGCGGCCGGCAAGGCGCGCAACCGGCGCATCGACCTGGTGATCGGCGCCCAGTGA
- a CDS encoding DUF3078 domain-containing protein: MNIRKIPLLLASAALLTATAALAGEPLAVGASRHEAEFAVNMLQSSYSKNWNGGDKGSVNWSVTFAGRHEKQMSAKFNWQNTLKLAYGQNHQQARGTDGSLTWLRADKNTDAIEFESLGRLTVASGWDPYVAVGFSSLFRDLSDAAGRDLNLNPKTFRESAGVSRQLVATEKRSLSMRLGLGLSQSSRRFFDEPAPSTTTQSETAYTTSAELVTEYKSALLGDRVAWESKLTIDRPLTWSGKSVFEDGFTSTAVMPDDIADYTTALDLDWENTLSANITKVISVKLFTRWVYDKYDNSVKPSVGDDNTLANEADVLNAIRKAGQFKQTMALGFGYKF, from the coding sequence GTGAACATCCGGAAAATCCCCTTGCTGCTGGCGTCCGCAGCACTCCTCACCGCGACTGCGGCCCTGGCCGGTGAACCGCTGGCCGTCGGTGCTTCGCGCCATGAGGCCGAGTTCGCCGTGAACATGCTCCAGAGTTCGTACAGCAAGAACTGGAACGGCGGCGACAAGGGCTCGGTCAACTGGTCGGTGACCTTCGCAGGCCGGCATGAGAAGCAGATGAGCGCGAAGTTCAACTGGCAGAACACGCTCAAGCTGGCCTACGGCCAGAACCACCAGCAGGCCCGGGGCACGGACGGCAGCCTGACCTGGCTGCGCGCGGACAAGAACACCGACGCGATCGAGTTCGAGTCGCTCGGGCGCCTGACCGTCGCCAGTGGCTGGGACCCGTACGTGGCGGTCGGCTTCTCGTCGCTGTTCCGCGACCTGAGTGACGCGGCGGGGCGCGACCTGAACCTGAACCCGAAGACGTTCCGCGAGTCGGCGGGCGTTTCGCGCCAGCTTGTCGCCACCGAGAAGCGGTCGCTGTCGATGCGGCTGGGCCTGGGCCTGTCGCAGAGCAGCCGGCGCTTCTTCGACGAGCCGGCGCCCTCGACGACGACGCAATCGGAGACCGCGTACACCACCAGCGCCGAACTGGTGACCGAGTACAAGTCGGCGCTGCTGGGCGATCGCGTGGCCTGGGAGTCGAAGCTGACCATCGACCGGCCCCTGACCTGGTCCGGCAAGTCGGTCTTCGAGGACGGGTTCACGTCGACGGCCGTCATGCCCGACGACATCGCCGACTACACGACGGCGCTGGACCTGGACTGGGAGAACACGCTGTCGGCGAACATCACGAAGGTGATCTCGGTGAAGCTGTTCACGCGGTGGGTCTACGACAAGTACGACAACTCGGTCAAGCCGTCGGTGGGCGACGACAACACGCTGGCCAACGAGGCCGACGTGCTGAACGCCATCCGCAAGGCGGGCCAGTTCAAGCAGACGATGGCGCTCGGCTTCGGCTACAAGTTCTAG
- a CDS encoding acyl-CoA dehydrogenase family protein — translation MSSYQGVDFYRVDASLSDEERGVRDVVRRFVDERFLPNLRGHFRAGTFPLDLAPEMGALGLLGSSVKGPGCPGLSPTVYGLICRELERGDSGLRSFASVQGSLVMWPIATYGTDEQKQRWLPELAAGRRIGCFGLTEADHGSDPGGMETRAERDGDGWVLSGSKLWITNANVADVAVVWARTPEGVSGFLVERGTPGFTTNTIHGKFSLRASDTGELVFDQVRLPDSARLPGARGLKAPLSCLNQARYGIAWGVVGAAMDCYDTALRYAQARHQFGQPIASFQLVQHKLVEMLTGITQAQAMCRQLGRLKDAGIDEVPLVSLAKRAHVAMALDCARKARDILGAAGITDEFSPGRHMANLESVYTYEGTHDIHTLIVGAEITGSPAFR, via the coding sequence ATGAGCAGTTATCAAGGCGTCGACTTCTACCGCGTGGACGCATCACTCAGCGACGAGGAGCGCGGCGTTCGCGACGTCGTCCGTCGGTTCGTCGACGAACGGTTCCTGCCGAACCTGCGCGGGCATTTCCGCGCGGGCACCTTCCCGCTCGACCTGGCGCCGGAAATGGGCGCACTCGGCCTGCTCGGTTCGTCGGTGAAGGGACCGGGCTGCCCCGGGCTCAGCCCCACCGTCTATGGACTGATCTGCCGTGAACTCGAGCGCGGCGACAGCGGCCTGCGCAGCTTCGCGTCGGTTCAGGGTTCGCTCGTGATGTGGCCCATCGCCACCTACGGCACCGACGAGCAGAAGCAGCGCTGGCTGCCCGAACTGGCGGCGGGCCGCCGCATCGGCTGCTTCGGGTTGACCGAAGCCGACCACGGCTCGGACCCCGGCGGCATGGAGACGCGCGCCGAGCGCGACGGCGACGGTTGGGTCCTGAGCGGCAGCAAGCTGTGGATCACGAATGCCAACGTGGCCGACGTGGCGGTGGTCTGGGCGCGGACGCCCGAAGGGGTCAGCGGCTTCCTGGTCGAGCGCGGCACGCCGGGCTTCACCACGAATACCATCCACGGCAAGTTCAGCCTGCGCGCCTCGGACACGGGCGAGCTGGTCTTCGACCAGGTGCGCCTGCCCGACAGCGCGCGGCTGCCGGGCGCGCGCGGACTGAAGGCCCCGCTGTCGTGCCTGAACCAGGCCCGCTACGGCATCGCCTGGGGCGTTGTCGGCGCCGCCATGGACTGCTACGACACGGCGCTGCGCTATGCACAGGCGCGCCATCAGTTCGGCCAGCCCATCGCCTCGTTCCAGCTGGTGCAGCACAAGCTGGTCGAGATGCTGACGGGCATCACCCAGGCGCAGGCCATGTGCCGGCAGCTGGGCCGGCTCAAGGATGCCGGCATCGACGAGGTGCCGCTGGTGTCCCTTGCCAAGCGCGCCCATGTGGCGATGGCGCTGGACTGCGCGCGCAAGGCCAGGGACATTCTGGGGGCGGCCGGCATCACCGACGAGTTCTCGCCGGGACGCCACATGGCCAATCTCGAATCGGTCTACACATACGAAGGCACCCACGATATCCATACCCTGATCGTGGGTGCCGAGATCACCGGTTCGCCGGCGTTCCGCTAG
- a CDS encoding hydrolase has translation MSTGNRPPVRLTPERTALVVIDLQERFRGLVHGMDQVLERSLRLIAFCRQLEIPVIVTEQYPRGLGVTMTEVREACRPFTAIEKMTFSCAGDAAFNEALRATGRDQVILCGIETHVCVYQTACDLLRDGKQVALAADAVSSCRPADRDLGLQRLRDVGADVMGTQMIMFEILREAGTPAFKRVSALLKN, from the coding sequence ATGAGCACCGGGAACCGACCGCCTGTCCGCCTGACGCCCGAGCGCACAGCGCTGGTCGTCATCGACCTCCAGGAGCGCTTCCGCGGCCTGGTCCACGGCATGGACCAGGTACTCGAGCGTTCACTTCGCCTGATCGCGTTCTGCCGCCAGCTCGAGATCCCGGTGATCGTCACCGAGCAGTATCCGCGCGGGCTGGGCGTGACCATGACCGAGGTCCGCGAGGCCTGCCGCCCGTTCACCGCCATCGAGAAGATGACGTTCAGCTGCGCGGGCGACGCCGCCTTCAACGAGGCGCTGCGGGCCACCGGGCGCGACCAGGTCATTCTCTGCGGCATCGAGACGCACGTGTGCGTCTACCAGACCGCGTGCGACCTGCTGCGCGACGGCAAGCAGGTGGCCCTGGCTGCCGATGCCGTCAGCTCGTGCCGCCCGGCCGACCGCGACCTGGGTCTGCAGCGCCTGCGCGACGTGGGCGCCGACGTCATGGGTACGCAGATGATCATGTTCGAGATCCTGCGCGAAGCCGGGACGCCGGCGTTCAAGCGGGTCTCGGCGCTGCTGAAGAACTGA
- a CDS encoding transketolase, giving the protein MKEPPVPDVSRQFEAQKANFARWEILKDIIDQQIDLMLNYRQSGHPGGSRSKAHYFISLLLSGAMRWDIRDPGKRFGDRFVLVAGHTVPLVYGTLAVFNEALRLMYAKTGDAKYLVHGGSERMLTWEDLLDFRDVGGLPGHAEMAGKNLFVKFNTGPSGHGAPAAVGEALALRCAGAKDVRVFGIEGEGGHTAGCWHEAKNSAYGLGLDNLCIILDWNDYGIDSNAYSSIVHGTPRDWFTSYGWDVHEAVDGSDWTQVTRALLETVHGPGTPLRPRMVFGRTRKGRGYHTYDNNAHGSAHKMNGEKFWLCRQDFSDIYGTQWHGQGEAAPADAEARREQFAANLNAALDVLRRDEDLVRYLADRLVELGDSVPTELPGFRLPESKNPLKDPALLDVAQYPAELWAKPGARQPNRAALSAWGSYINSWSLQKYGRPLFLVCAADLAGSTNIDGFAKPFGDMPNLGWYQRETNPDGVLLPQGITEFANAGIMVGAASVNFSSDPENEFNGFFTACSTYAAFSYLKYGPMRLYSQLAQDCELKVGTTIWVAGHSGPETGEDSRTHFGIFSPGATQMFPDGQVIDIHPWEYNEVPVMIAAALATGKPIVALHLTRPPVKIPDRQALGLGSHFEAARGAYILRDWKPGLPRQGVVMVQGTMSTAGLIEALPAIDAAGVNVKFVAVPSPQLFALQDEDYQEQVLSPGDRLNSTYITNRARRTMFDWTFNPLAERYAMSSDWDDEWRPGGSPEDVCENAGLDAESIAQGVIAFAEDWSERMKELGTMLGQARG; this is encoded by the coding sequence ATGAAGGAGCCCCCCGTGCCTGACGTCTCCCGCCAGTTCGAGGCCCAGAAGGCGAACTTCGCCCGCTGGGAGATCCTCAAGGACATCATCGACCAGCAGATCGACCTGATGCTCAACTACCGGCAGAGCGGCCACCCCGGCGGCAGCCGTTCCAAGGCGCACTATTTCATCAGCCTGCTGTTGTCGGGCGCGATGCGCTGGGACATCCGCGACCCGGGAAAGCGGTTCGGCGACCGCTTCGTGCTGGTGGCGGGCCACACGGTACCGCTGGTCTACGGCACGCTGGCCGTGTTCAACGAAGCGCTGCGCCTCATGTACGCGAAGACCGGTGATGCGAAGTACCTCGTCCACGGCGGCAGCGAGCGCATGCTGACCTGGGAAGACCTGCTCGACTTCCGCGACGTCGGCGGCCTGCCCGGCCACGCCGAGATGGCGGGCAAGAACCTCTTCGTGAAGTTCAACACCGGCCCCAGCGGCCACGGCGCGCCGGCGGCGGTGGGCGAGGCGCTGGCGCTTCGCTGCGCGGGCGCGAAGGACGTGCGGGTCTTCGGCATCGAGGGCGAGGGCGGCCACACGGCGGGCTGCTGGCACGAGGCGAAGAACTCGGCCTACGGGCTGGGCCTGGACAACCTCTGCATCATCCTCGACTGGAACGACTACGGCATCGACTCCAATGCCTACAGTTCGATCGTACACGGCACGCCGCGCGACTGGTTCACCTCTTACGGGTGGGATGTGCACGAGGCCGTCGACGGCAGCGACTGGACGCAGGTCACCCGCGCGCTGCTCGAGACCGTGCATGGTCCCGGCACGCCGCTGCGCCCGCGGATGGTCTTCGGCCGCACGCGCAAGGGACGCGGGTACCACACCTACGACAACAACGCGCACGGCTCCGCCCACAAGATGAACGGCGAGAAGTTCTGGCTTTGCCGCCAGGACTTCAGCGACATCTACGGCACGCAGTGGCACGGCCAGGGCGAGGCGGCGCCCGCCGACGCCGAAGCGCGCCGCGAACAGTTCGCGGCCAACCTCAATGCCGCGCTCGACGTGCTGCGGCGCGACGAGGACCTGGTGCGCTACCTGGCCGACCGCCTGGTCGAGCTGGGCGACAGTGTCCCGACCGAGTTGCCGGGATTCCGCCTGCCCGAATCGAAGAATCCGCTGAAGGACCCGGCGCTGCTGGACGTTGCGCAGTATCCCGCGGAACTGTGGGCCAAGCCCGGCGCCAGGCAGCCGAACCGCGCCGCCCTGTCCGCCTGGGGCAGCTACATCAACAGCTGGAGCCTGCAGAAGTACGGACGTCCGCTGTTCCTTGTCTGCGCAGCCGACCTGGCCGGTTCCACCAACATCGACGGCTTCGCCAAGCCCTTTGGCGACATGCCCAACCTCGGCTGGTACCAGCGCGAGACGAATCCCGACGGCGTGCTGTTGCCGCAGGGCATCACCGAGTTCGCCAACGCCGGCATCATGGTCGGCGCCGCCTCGGTGAACTTCTCCAGCGACCCCGAGAACGAGTTCAACGGCTTCTTCACCGCCTGCAGCACCTACGCGGCGTTCAGCTACCTGAAGTACGGCCCCATGCGCCTGTACAGCCAGCTGGCGCAGGACTGCGAGCTGAAGGTGGGCACCACCATCTGGGTGGCCGGGCACAGCGGCCCTGAAACCGGCGAGGACAGCCGCACGCACTTCGGCATCTTCAGCCCCGGCGCCACGCAGATGTTCCCCGACGGCCAGGTGATCGACATCCACCCCTGGGAATACAACGAGGTGCCGGTGATGATCGCCGCGGCGCTGGCCACGGGCAAGCCGATCGTGGCGCTGCACCTCACGCGCCCGCCGGTGAAGATCCCCGACCGCCAGGCCCTCGGCCTGGGCTCTCATTTCGAGGCGGCGCGCGGCGCCTACATCCTGCGCGACTGGAAGCCGGGCCTGCCGCGGCAGGGCGTGGTCATGGTGCAGGGCACGATGAGCACAGCTGGCCTGATCGAGGCGCTGCCGGCCATCGATGCGGCGGGCGTCAACGTCAAGTTCGTGGCCGTGCCGAGCCCGCAGCTGTTCGCGCTGCAGGACGAGGACTACCAGGAGCAAGTGCTGTCGCCGGGCGACCGCCTCAACAGCACCTACATCACCAACCGCGCGCGTCGCACGATGTTCGACTGGACGTTCAACCCGCTGGCCGAACGCTACGCGATGAGCAGCGACTGGGACGACGAGTGGCGTCCCGGCGGCTCGCCCGAGGACGTGTGCGAGAACGCCGGCCTCGACGCCGAATCGATCGCGCAGGGCGTGATCGCCTTCGCCGAGGACTGGTCCGAACGCATGAAGGAACTCGGGACCATGCTGGGGCAGGCGCGCGGCTGA
- a CDS encoding exonuclease domain-containing protein, producing the protein MRYSTDIVVVDLEASCPAEDQGNNAVERSSIIEIGAVRLDRRSLEITATFSELVRPEDHPIVPFITDITGITPEMVAGCDTFAAVGRRFLDWYGPRNKAIIAAFGAYYDIPLLRKECDRYGLDFRAHIVGGAFDLRAVAIAWLAERELKTSGQNLSSVLEQMDLGDRFAAHRAVEDARAAAAVLQMHHLGRVPA; encoded by the coding sequence GTGCGCTACAGCACCGACATCGTCGTGGTCGATCTCGAGGCCTCGTGCCCGGCCGAGGACCAGGGCAACAACGCCGTCGAGCGCAGCAGCATCATCGAGATCGGCGCCGTGCGCCTCGATCGCCGCTCGCTGGAGATCACCGCCACCTTCAGCGAGTTGGTGCGGCCGGAAGACCATCCGATCGTCCCGTTCATCACCGACATCACCGGCATCACGCCCGAGATGGTCGCCGGCTGCGACACCTTCGCGGCCGTGGGCCGGCGGTTCCTCGACTGGTACGGCCCGCGCAACAAGGCCATCATCGCCGCCTTCGGCGCCTACTACGACATCCCGCTGCTGCGCAAGGAATGCGATCGCTACGGACTGGACTTCCGGGCGCACATCGTCGGCGGCGCCTTCGACCTGCGTGCCGTCGCGATCGCCTGGCTGGCCGAGCGCGAACTGAAGACCAGCGGCCAGAACCTGTCCTCGGTGCTGGAGCAGATGGATCTGGGCGACCGCTTCGCCGCCCACCGCGCCGTCGAGGACGCCCGCGCCGCGGCGGCCGTCCTCCAGATGCACCACCTGGGCCGCGTGCCTGCCTGA
- the ugpC gene encoding sn-glycerol-3-phosphate ABC transporter ATP-binding protein UgpC yields the protein MAQVILQQVSKTYPGGVIAVHPLDLHIAHGEFAVLVGPSGCGKSTTLRMIAGLEEITGGTVSIGDRVVNDIEPRDRNIAMVFQNYALYPHMNVRENLAFGLKMRKLPKAEITAKVEDAARILGIETLLERKPRALSGGQRQRVALGRAIVRDPDVFLFDEPLSNLDAKMRVQMRAEIARLHHRLGATMIYVTHDQTEAMTLGQRIVVMKDGIVQQVAAPLELYERPANRFVAGFIGSPAMNFLSGRLEQHDGLRFVTEAGESVGLPAGFRPAAALVGTPTILGIRPEHLDVTPAGAGAGLSAPVQVVESLGNETMVHLGLGGGVLVVRCPGQAAAVIDKPLGVNLRAESIRLFAADEQGRALPVA from the coding sequence GTGGCCCAGGTCATCCTCCAGCAGGTCAGCAAGACCTACCCCGGCGGCGTCATCGCCGTCCATCCGCTCGACCTGCATATCGCGCATGGCGAGTTCGCCGTGCTCGTCGGGCCTTCCGGGTGCGGCAAGTCGACGACGTTGCGCATGATCGCCGGACTCGAGGAGATCACCGGCGGCACCGTCTCCATCGGCGACCGTGTCGTCAATGACATCGAACCGCGCGACCGCAACATCGCGATGGTGTTCCAGAACTACGCCCTCTACCCGCACATGAACGTGCGCGAGAACCTGGCCTTCGGCCTCAAGATGCGGAAACTGCCGAAGGCGGAGATCACGGCGAAGGTCGAGGACGCCGCGCGCATCCTCGGCATCGAGACGCTGCTCGAACGCAAGCCGCGCGCCCTGTCGGGCGGCCAGCGGCAGCGCGTGGCCCTCGGTCGCGCCATCGTGCGCGATCCCGACGTGTTCCTCTTCGACGAGCCGCTCAGCAACCTCGACGCCAAGATGCGCGTGCAGATGCGCGCCGAGATCGCGCGCCTGCATCACCGGCTGGGCGCGACCATGATCTACGTCACGCACGACCAGACCGAGGCCATGACGCTGGGCCAGCGTATCGTGGTCATGAAGGACGGCATCGTGCAGCAGGTGGCCGCGCCGCTCGAACTCTACGAGCGTCCCGCCAACCGTTTCGTGGCCGGCTTCATCGGCTCGCCCGCGATGAACTTCCTCAGCGGGCGCCTGGAGCAGCACGACGGCCTGCGCTTCGTCACCGAAGCGGGGGAATCGGTGGGCCTGCCCGCCGGTTTCCGGCCCGCCGCCGCCTTGGTGGGCACGCCGACGATCCTCGGCATCCGCCCCGAGCACCTGGACGTGACGCCCGCGGGCGCCGGAGCTGGCCTTTCGGCTCCCGTGCAGGTCGTGGAATCGCTCGGCAACGAGACGATGGTCCACCTGGGGCTGGGCGGCGGCGTGCTGGTCGTGCGCTGCCCGGGCCAGGCTGCCGCGGTCATCGACAAGCCGCTGGGCGTGAACCTGCGCGCCGAATCGATCCGCCTGTTCGCGGCCGACGAGCAGGGCCGGGCCCTGCCCGTGGCCTGA
- a CDS encoding NAD-dependent epimerase/dehydratase family protein, with protein sequence MERSGSNVPGPGSRIAVLGAGYIGMAAARACVAAGAAVWTVSRSPRAAGAGITPVVGDLSSGSSTYGSPMGLPEALDAVILAVAPGGGGDSYEATYPPAARAAVALARARGARAVVYTSSTGVYGGRDGVPVDESTPRAGDGPGNRALVAAEDVLLGAGLSGITVLRVAGIYGPGRDPRARFAQPGLLPLRGEYWVNFAHRDDIVAAITGSLGYAGGPRVLNVADGAPETAAAIARWCAAARGIDPASLDFSGEGLPTRSNQRVVNAALAATGWRPRYPSYREGFTSGLQD encoded by the coding sequence ATGGAACGTTCCGGCAGCAACGTCCCCGGTCCGGGCTCGCGCATCGCGGTGCTCGGGGCAGGCTACATCGGGATGGCCGCGGCGCGCGCGTGCGTGGCGGCGGGCGCCGCCGTCTGGACGGTGAGCCGGTCACCGCGGGCGGCGGGCGCGGGTATCACGCCGGTGGTCGGCGACCTGTCGTCGGGATCCTCGACGTACGGAAGTCCCATGGGCCTGCCGGAAGCGCTCGACGCCGTGATCCTGGCCGTGGCACCGGGCGGCGGCGGCGACTCCTACGAGGCCACCTATCCGCCCGCAGCGCGAGCCGCCGTCGCCCTGGCCCGGGCCCGTGGCGCGAGGGCCGTGGTCTACACGTCGAGCACCGGCGTGTACGGGGGGCGCGACGGTGTCCCTGTCGATGAGTCGACGCCGCGCGCCGGCGACGGTCCCGGCAATCGCGCGCTGGTCGCCGCGGAGGACGTCCTGCTCGGCGCGGGCCTGTCCGGCATCACGGTGCTGAGGGTGGCGGGGATCTACGGGCCGGGGCGCGACCCGCGGGCACGCTTCGCGCAACCGGGGCTGCTGCCGTTGCGGGGCGAGTACTGGGTGAACTTTGCGCATCGGGACGACATCGTCGCGGCGATCACGGGCAGCCTGGGTTACGCCGGGGGGCCGCGCGTGCTCAACGTCGCCGACGGCGCGCCGGAAACGGCAGCCGCGATCGCGCGGTGGTGCGCGGCGGCGCGCGGCATCGACCCGGCATCGCTCGACTTTTCCGGCGAAGGCCTGCCGACGCGCTCGAACCAGCGGGTCGTCAATGCCGCGCTGGCGGCCACCGGCTGGCGGCCGAGGTACCCGTCGTATCGCGAGGGATTCACCTCGGGCCTGCAGGACTGA